In Apium graveolens cultivar Ventura chromosome 10, ASM990537v1, whole genome shotgun sequence, the following are encoded in one genomic region:
- the LOC141691148 gene encoding protein FAR1-RELATED SEQUENCE 5-like — translation MASYLFDYSSSSSDHNDFNYVTLHTKKRVYRKIFNYDEVIDVDSIEDKVNDPGKRKTHSDDDVGFGWKNHDVHGDSDDSNDSFNGDDDDKINDENFIGNMNDLVPCVGIMFDSLDEAESFYRGYGRSIGFEIIIRSSHKHSRNGGISSRLYICRMGGRLGPKPLEVEDRAKGKRPRDVIPRTCCRARMCVAHKVSSNKWEVTKVNLEHNHAMVTSDKVNFMQRSRNIDPFTRSLIELFNKSGIETPKVMNLLSETCGGIEKIGFSAQDVRNVIRDIRRRVFDSGDAECGLVLSRDLQKQSDGNFFYRVDVDEENRVRGLVWVDPRSLNAYKNFGDVVTFDSTYRTNRYDMPFIPITGVNHHYQNILFGFALIRDEKETTYRWVLKTWSEAVDNKPPITIITDQDIALSNAISEVMPNTNHTYCTWHISSKFSEKLSTLYTQYLEFKTDFNACIYKSLSPTEFEGRWEDLKEKYDLENHNWLNDMYAIRRQWVFAFTK, via the coding sequence ATGGCTtcttatttatttgattattcaAGTTCATCTAGTGATCATAAcgattttaattatgttaccctCCACACAAAAAAGAGGGTTTATCGTAAAATCTTTAATTATGATGAAGTAATAGATGTTGATAGTATTGAAGATAAAGTTAATGATCCGGGGAAGCGAAAAACGCATAGTGATGATGATGTTGGTTTCGGTTGGAAGAATCACGATGTTCACGGTGATTCCGATGATAGTAATGATTCTTTTAATGGCGATGATGATGATAAAATTAATGATGAAAATTTTATTGGAAATATGAATGATTTAGTTCCTTGTGTTGGTATAATGTTTGATTCGTTGGATGAAGCGGAAAGTTTTTATCGAGGTTATGGTCGAAGTATAGGGTTCGAGATAATTATTCGAAGTAGTCATAAGCATTCAAGAAATGGTGGTATATCGTCACGTTTGTATATATGTCGAATGGGTGGAAGATTGGGCCCAAAACCCTTGGAAGTTGAAGATAGGGCTAAAGGGAAACGACCTCGAGATGTTATTCCTCGAACTTGTTGTCGTGCTCGTATGTGTGTTGCTCACAAAGTAAGCTCAAACAAATGGGAAGTAACCAAGGTCAACCTAGAGCACAATCATGCTATGGTTACATCGGATAAGGTAAATTTCATGCAAAGATCACGCAACATAGATCCGTTTACCCGATCTTTGATTGAGTTATTCAACAAATCGGGTATCGAGACCCCGAAAGTGATGAATTTACTTAGTGAAACGTGTGGTGGTATTGAAAAAATTGGTTTTTCCGCTCAAGACGTACGAAATGTAATACGTGACATTCGAAGACGGGTTTTTGATTCCGGTGATGCGGAGTGTGGATTGGTTTTGTCACGAGACTTGCAAAAACAAAGTGATGGCAATTTTTTCTACCGAGTAGATGTGGATGAGGAGAATCGGGTTAGGGGTTTGGTGTGGGTTGATCCTCGTTCGCTTAACGCGTACAAGAATTttggagatgtggtgactttcgACTCGACATATCGGACTAATAGGTATGACATGCCTTTTATTCCAATTACGGGAGTGAATCACCACTACCAAAATATTTTGTTTGGATTTGCACTTATAAGGGACGAGAAAGAGACTACTTATAGATGGGTTTTGAAGACTTGGTCGGAAGCGGTCGATAACAAGCCACCTATTACCATTATTACGGATCAAGACATTGCTTTAAGTAATGCCATTTCCGAGGTTATGCCTAACACCAACCATACATATTGTACGTGGCATATTAGTAGCAAGTTTTCCGAGAAACTATCTACTTTGTATACTCAATACTTGGAGTTCAAGACGGATTTTAATGCATGTATCTACAAGTCATTGTCACCAACGGAATTTGAAGGTAGGTGGGAGGACTTGAAagagaaatatgatcttgaaaatCACAATTGGCTAAATGATATGTATGCAATTAGACGGCAATGGGTTTTTGCTTTCACGAAATAA